Proteins from one Mycobacterium sp. SMC-2 genomic window:
- a CDS encoding TetR/AcrR family transcriptional regulator produces the protein MPSNPGRRAQLLDAAIDILADVGVGGLTHREVDDRAGLPAGTTSNYFRTRQALLEATAARTVELHWRRVEALRAAVGPLTRDGVKALMTRVISEPDEQARRYTLARFELFMEGTRRPELRPLLKDLQAAAVKSATLIFEAAGYTPEPEQMEELSRLLNGYVFSNLTIGGAPDDPAGLVERLLRAFFDAQR, from the coding sequence ATGCCGTCCAACCCGGGGCGCCGCGCGCAGCTGCTCGACGCGGCGATCGACATCCTCGCCGACGTCGGCGTGGGGGGCCTGACGCATCGCGAGGTCGACGACCGGGCGGGCCTGCCCGCCGGCACCACCTCGAACTACTTCCGCACCCGCCAGGCCCTGCTCGAAGCCACGGCGGCCCGCACCGTCGAGCTGCATTGGCGGCGCGTCGAGGCGCTGAGGGCGGCGGTCGGGCCGCTCACCCGCGACGGCGTCAAAGCCCTTATGACGCGGGTGATCTCCGAGCCCGACGAACAGGCCCGGCGGTACACGCTGGCCCGGTTCGAGCTGTTCATGGAGGGCACGCGCCGGCCCGAACTGCGGCCGCTTCTGAAGGATCTGCAGGCGGCCGCGGTGAAGTCCGCCACGTTGATCTTCGAGGCGGCGGGCTATACGCCGGAGCCCGAGCAGATGGAGGAGTTGAGCCGCCTGCTCAACGGCTACGTGTTCAGCAACCTGACCATCGGGGGTGCCCCCGACGACCCCGCCGGCCTGGTGGAGCGACTGCTGCGCGCATTCTTCGACGCCCAGCGTTAA
- a CDS encoding DEDDh family exonuclease yields MNRVSWGLPASEPDGGWAVIDVETSGFRPGQARVISLAVLGLDVDGRVEQSVVSLLNPGVDPGPTHVHGLTAAMLEDQPQFADVVDDVIKVLDGRTLVAHNVAFDYAFLAAEAELAEAELPIDSVMCTVELARRLDLGIDNLRLETLAAHWGVTQERPHDAFDDALVLTGVLASALKRARERDIWLPVHPVTRRRWPNGRVTHDELRPLKVLASRMPCPYLNPGPYVSGRPLVQGMRVALAAEVGRTHEELVERILHAGLAYSDTVDGETSLVVCNDPTPDQGKGYLAKQLGVPVISDAQFLDSVRAVVGGTSMEEFADITTVDQQLALF; encoded by the coding sequence ATGAACCGGGTGTCCTGGGGGCTGCCGGCGAGCGAGCCGGACGGGGGTTGGGCCGTCATCGACGTCGAGACGTCGGGTTTTCGGCCCGGTCAGGCGAGGGTCATCAGCCTGGCGGTGCTCGGCCTCGACGTCGACGGCCGCGTGGAGCAATCCGTTGTCAGCCTGCTCAACCCCGGCGTGGACCCCGGCCCAACCCACGTGCACGGCCTGACGGCGGCCATGCTGGAAGACCAGCCGCAATTCGCCGACGTCGTCGACGACGTGATCAAGGTGCTGGACGGCCGCACGCTGGTGGCCCACAACGTCGCGTTCGACTACGCGTTCCTTGCCGCGGAAGCCGAGCTTGCTGAGGCCGAACTGCCGATCGACTCCGTGATGTGCACCGTCGAGCTGGCCCGGCGGTTGGACCTCGGCATCGACAACCTGCGGTTGGAGACCCTCGCGGCGCACTGGGGCGTCACCCAGGAACGGCCGCACGACGCCTTCGACGACGCGCTGGTGCTGACCGGTGTACTGGCGTCGGCGCTCAAACGGGCGCGCGAGCGCGACATCTGGCTGCCGGTGCATCCGGTGACCCGGCGCCGGTGGCCGAACGGCCGCGTCACCCATGACGAGCTGCGCCCGTTGAAGGTGCTGGCGTCGCGGATGCCCTGCCCGTATCTCAACCCCGGGCCCTACGTGTCCGGCAGGCCGCTGGTGCAGGGCATGCGGGTGGCGCTGGCGGCCGAGGTCGGCCGCACCCACGAGGAACTGGTCGAGCGGATCCTGCACGCCGGGCTGGCCTACAGCGACACGGTCGACGGGGAGACTTCGCTGGTGGTCTGCAACGACCCGACGCCGGATCAGGGGAAGGGCTACCTGGCCAAACAGCTCGGGGTGCCGGTGATCTCCGACGCGCAATTCCTGGACTCCGTCCGCGCCGTCGTCGGCGGCACGAGCATGGAGGAGTTCGCCGACATCACCACGGTCGACCAGCAGCTCGCGCTGTTCTGA
- a CDS encoding Mur ligase family protein, giving the protein MVTTRARLALAAGASARWASRVTGRGAGSMIGGLIAMSLDPSVLRQLAAGRRTVVVTGTNGKSTTTRMTAAALGTLGPVATNAEGANMDAGLVAALAANREAPLAALEVDEMHVPHVSDAVEPAVVVLLNLSRDQLDRVGEINVIERTLRAGLARRPKAVVVANCDDVLMTSAAYDSPNVVWVAAGGSWANDSVSCPRSGEVIVRDKGHWYSTGADFKRPSPQWWFDDHTLYGPDGLALPMRLALPGAVNRGNAAQAVAAAVALGADPSKAVAAVSGVDEVAGRYRTVRIGDHEARILLAKNPAGWQEALSMVDKHAAGVVISVNGQVPDGEDLSWLWDVRFEDFEQTAVVAAGERGTDLAVRLEYAGVDHTLVHDTVEAIASCPPGRVEVVANYTAFLQLQRALARHG; this is encoded by the coding sequence GTGGTCACCACCCGTGCACGCCTGGCCCTCGCCGCGGGAGCGAGCGCGCGCTGGGCATCGCGGGTGACCGGGCGCGGCGCCGGGTCGATGATCGGCGGCCTGATCGCGATGTCGCTGGACCCCTCGGTGCTGCGTCAGCTCGCGGCCGGCCGGCGCACCGTCGTCGTGACCGGCACCAACGGCAAGTCGACCACCACGCGGATGACCGCTGCCGCTCTGGGCACGCTAGGGCCGGTGGCCACCAACGCCGAGGGCGCCAATATGGACGCCGGCCTGGTGGCCGCGCTGGCCGCGAACCGCGAGGCGCCGCTCGCGGCCCTGGAAGTCGACGAAATGCACGTGCCGCACGTCTCGGACGCCGTCGAGCCCGCCGTCGTCGTGCTGCTGAACTTGTCGCGTGACCAGCTGGACCGGGTCGGCGAGATCAACGTCATCGAACGCACGCTGCGGGCCGGGCTGGCCAGGCGCCCGAAGGCGGTCGTCGTCGCCAACTGCGACGACGTGCTCATGACATCGGCGGCCTACGACAGCCCGAACGTGGTGTGGGTCGCCGCGGGTGGGTCGTGGGCGAACGACTCGGTCAGCTGCCCGCGCAGCGGCGAGGTGATCGTCCGCGACAAGGGCCACTGGTATTCCACCGGCGCCGACTTCAAGCGCCCCAGCCCGCAATGGTGGTTCGACGACCACACCCTGTACGGGCCCGACGGGCTGGCCCTGCCGATGCGGTTGGCGCTGCCGGGCGCGGTGAACCGCGGCAACGCCGCCCAGGCCGTCGCCGCCGCCGTCGCGCTGGGCGCGGATCCTTCGAAGGCGGTGGCGGCCGTGTCGGGCGTCGACGAGGTCGCCGGGCGCTACCGGACCGTCCGCATCGGCGACCACGAGGCGCGGATCCTGCTGGCCAAAAATCCGGCCGGCTGGCAGGAGGCGCTGTCCATGGTCGACAAGCACGCGGCCGGGGTGGTCATCTCGGTCAACGGGCAGGTGCCCGACGGCGAAGACCTGTCCTGGCTGTGGGACGTGCGCTTCGAGGACTTCGAGCAGACGGCGGTGGTCGCCGCAGGCGAACGCGGCACCGACCTCGCGGTGCGCCTCGAATATGCCGGCGTCGACCACACCCTCGTGCACGACACCGTGGAAGCCATCGCGTCCTGCCCGCCGGGGCGGGTCGAGGTCGTCGCCAACTACACCGCGTTCCTCCAGCTGCAGCGGGCACTGGCGCGCCATGGCTGA
- a CDS encoding type 1 glutamine amidotransferase, whose translation MADSTVRIGLVLPDVMGTYGDGGNALVLRQRLRLRGIAAEIVEITLADPVPDSLDLYTLGGAEDYAQRLATKHLLQYSGLQRAAARGAPVLAICAAVQVLGQWYETSAGERVDGVGLLDATTSPQDARTIGELITKPLLPGLTQRLTGFENHRGGTVLGPAASPLGAVTKGAGNRAGDGYDGAVQGSVVATYMHGPCLARNPELADLLLSRVVGQLAPLELPEVELLRRERLAAR comes from the coding sequence ATGGCTGATTCGACCGTGCGGATCGGGCTGGTGCTGCCCGACGTGATGGGCACCTACGGCGACGGCGGCAACGCGCTGGTGCTGCGCCAGCGATTGCGGTTGCGGGGCATCGCCGCAGAGATCGTCGAGATCACGCTGGCCGACCCGGTGCCGGACTCGCTGGACCTCTACACCCTGGGCGGGGCGGAGGACTACGCGCAGCGGTTGGCCACCAAACACCTGCTTCAGTATTCGGGCCTGCAACGCGCCGCCGCCCGAGGCGCACCCGTGCTGGCGATCTGCGCCGCCGTCCAGGTGCTCGGGCAGTGGTACGAGACGTCGGCGGGGGAACGGGTCGACGGCGTGGGCCTCCTCGACGCGACCACCTCGCCGCAGGATGCCCGCACCATCGGCGAGCTGATCACCAAGCCGCTGCTGCCCGGGCTGACCCAACGGCTCACCGGTTTCGAGAACCACCGGGGCGGCACCGTTCTGGGCCCCGCCGCGTCGCCGCTGGGCGCGGTGACCAAGGGCGCGGGCAACCGGGCGGGCGACGGCTACGACGGCGCGGTGCAGGGCAGCGTCGTCGCCACCTACATGCACGGGCCATGCCTGGCCCGCAACCCCGAGCTGGCCGACCTGCTGCTCAGCAGGGTGGTCGGGCAGCTGGCGCCGCTGGAGCTGCCGGAGGTCGAGTTGTTGCGCCGGGAGCGACTGGCCGCCCGCTGA
- the recR gene encoding recombination mediator RecR: MFEGPVQDLIDELGKLPGIGPKSAQRIAFHLLSVEPPDIDRLTAALGKVRDGVRFCAVCGNVSDNERCRICSDPRRDGSLVCVVEEPKDVQAVERTREFRGRYHVLGGALDPLSGVGPDQLRIRELLSRIGERVDGVDITEVIIATDPNTEGEATATYLVRMLRDIPGLTVTRIASGLPMGGDLEFADELTLGRALAGRRAMV; encoded by the coding sequence ATGTTTGAAGGACCCGTCCAGGATTTGATCGACGAGCTCGGCAAGCTGCCGGGTATCGGGCCAAAGAGCGCCCAGCGTATCGCCTTCCACCTGTTGTCGGTCGAGCCGCCGGATATCGACCGGTTGACCGCGGCGCTGGGGAAGGTCCGCGACGGCGTGCGGTTCTGCGCGGTGTGCGGCAACGTCTCCGATAACGAGCGCTGCCGGATCTGTTCGGACCCCCGGCGCGACGGCTCGCTGGTGTGTGTCGTCGAGGAGCCCAAGGATGTGCAGGCCGTCGAGCGCACCCGCGAGTTCCGCGGCCGCTACCACGTGCTGGGCGGCGCGCTGGATCCGTTGTCCGGGGTGGGGCCCGATCAGCTGCGGATCCGCGAGCTGCTGAGCCGGATCGGGGAACGGGTCGACGGCGTCGACATCACCGAGGTGATCATCGCCACCGACCCCAACACCGAGGGGGAGGCGACCGCCACCTACCTGGTCCGCATGCTGCGCGACATCCCGGGCCTGACCGTGACGCGGATCGCGTCCGGGCTACCGATGGGGGGCGACTTGGAGTTCGCCGACGAACTGACGCTGGGCCGCGCGCTCGCCGGCCGCCGGGCGATGGTCTGA
- a CDS encoding YbaB/EbfC family nucleoid-associated protein, producing MQPGGDMSALLAQAQQMQQKLMEAQQQLANAEVHGQAGGGLVKVTVKGSGEVVAVRIDPQVVDPADVETLQDLIVGAMGDASKQVTRMAQERLGALAGGLGGPPPGQPPAPAPEL from the coding sequence ATGCAACCCGGAGGCGACATGTCGGCGCTGCTGGCCCAGGCGCAGCAGATGCAGCAGAAGTTGATGGAAGCCCAGCAACAGCTCGCCAACGCCGAGGTGCACGGGCAGGCCGGCGGCGGGTTGGTCAAGGTGACGGTGAAAGGCAGCGGCGAGGTGGTCGCCGTGCGCATCGATCCCCAGGTCGTCGACCCCGCGGACGTCGAGACGCTGCAGGACCTGATCGTCGGGGCCATGGGCGACGCTTCCAAGCAGGTCACCCGCATGGCGCAGGAGCGGCTGGGCGCGCTGGCCGGCGGACTCGGCGGGCCACCGCCGGGCCAACCGCCGGCCCCGGCGCCGGAGCTCTAG
- a CDS encoding Rv3717 family N-acetylmuramoyl-L-alanine amidase, whose amino-acid sequence MDLRVSRRVGIRLVIGVLVAASAAITPIAAPTAWGVPSNIAGMVVFIDPGHNGSNDASISRQVPTGRGGTKDCQASGTSTNSGYAEHTFTWDTALRVRAELNALGVRTALARGNDTGLGPCVDERANMANALHPNAVLSIHADGGPASGRGFHVNYSAPPLNQVQAGPSVQYARIMRDQMQASGIPPANYIGQSGLYGRSDLAGLNLAQYPSILVECGNMKNPADSALMESAEGRQKYADAMVRGVAGFLASQGQAR is encoded by the coding sequence GTGGACCTACGAGTGAGCAGGCGTGTCGGCATCAGGTTGGTCATCGGTGTGCTGGTTGCTGCCTCGGCGGCGATCACCCCGATCGCGGCCCCGACCGCATGGGGGGTCCCGTCCAACATCGCCGGCATGGTGGTTTTCATCGATCCCGGCCATAACGGCTCCAACGACGCCTCCATCAGCCGTCAGGTGCCCACCGGCCGCGGCGGCACCAAGGACTGCCAGGCGAGCGGGACGTCGACCAACAGTGGCTATGCGGAACACACCTTCACCTGGGACACGGCGCTGCGGGTCCGCGCGGAGTTGAACGCGCTGGGCGTGCGGACCGCCCTGGCGCGCGGCAACGACACCGGGCTGGGACCGTGCGTCGACGAGCGCGCCAACATGGCCAACGCGCTGCACCCCAACGCGGTCCTGAGCATCCACGCCGACGGCGGGCCGGCGTCGGGCCGGGGATTTCACGTCAACTACTCGGCCCCGCCGCTGAACCAGGTGCAGGCCGGACCGTCGGTGCAGTACGCGCGGATCATGCGCGACCAGATGCAGGCCTCCGGGATCCCGCCGGCCAACTACATCGGCCAGAGCGGGCTGTACGGGCGCTCGGACCTGGCCGGGCTGAACCTGGCGCAGTACCCGTCGATCCTGGTCGAGTGCGGCAACATGAAGAACCCCGCGGACTCGGCGCTGATGGAGTCCGCCGAGGGCCGGCAGAAGTATGCCGACGCCATGGTCCGCGGTGTCGCGGGTTTCCTGGCCTCTCAGGGCCAGGCGCGGTAG